The region cagatgaACACTTGCGAATCTGGGACATGTGAATCGGACGCAAGGCCACTTTCAAGAACTAATCCCACTTCTGATTCCAAGAGTCCACGTTTGTGCTACAGCAGGTCACAAGTCTGCACGCTGTGAACTGAGAAATGGCCTCAGACTTTGATTGTCatcacatgctaatgctaagtgtctgtgtgtcaggtCAGTCTGATTGTCATCTCAGAGTCTTTACTTTACATGGATCAATAAAAAATTAACAAGCCATCGATTTCTATAATATATTTTGAGATATTTTTGTGTGAAATGTTGATTTCCTGTCATAAAATGTGACCTCACTGCAAAACCAAGCTAATTTACCACAAGCAAAACTTCAAGACAGTTCTCACACGACATCCCTTTTCTTATACCAATGCTTACTTATACCAATGTTACTAAAAAGTTTCTCACCAAATGAAGATACCTACTGACATCAAGGTGTTCTGATAAAAACTCcactaaaaatgtcaaaaacagaTCTACAGAAGGGACAGAGAAATTTGACAGGAACTTTAAAACcaaatgttgtcatttcctcCAAATGTACTCGCACAAGTTAACCGAATTGAAATCCAAACTACCTAAATTGTATCTTTCTGTGTGCAGGTTCAGTGTTACAGATGACTAGcagatttattttgttgctgttgtgactGTTCTTGCAAGTAAAGACCTTTAAGTTGAAGCTCACATGTGAGCAGAGGACCCTTGTTTCGGGGGTCTGAGGTTTCACACAATGTTGTTGCAACGTGCAGCATTTCAAGAGTCGAGAATTTGCTGAGCTCTTTAGGAGCTTTTCGCTCATGTCGGCTTAAAGGTGACCCTGTTGGAAATACAGGACTCTTCAAAGTTGCCCGGAGACTCGACGAGTCAGAACAGGACGGGCCTGTTTTGGGAATTGTTTATAACAAGTGAATGTCTGTCTGGATTCTCCTATGACATTTTCAGAGGAATCAGGTAATCGTTTTGAAGGTAAAAGCATGAACATTGTGTCACCGCATTATTTTCAAGGTGTGATCTCATACATATTGTGCCATTAACATCAGTGTTAAAGATTTTAACAAAGACTAGTGGTGATTGATCTACAATTAGCTGGTTACCTGCCCATGTTCACGAATGACTCTCATCCCAGTAGCTGCTGGCATGACTACTGCAATTCCACACTTCCATCCCACTTTTTTAACCACAGTTGCACAAGACTACGTGGTTAAGATTTGTGACGGTGGTGACGTCTTGAGTGCATTTTCCTTCTGACTCTTAAATCCCCTGATGCACAGAACCACATCCTTTTGATCAGGGTGGGTTTCAGTGTCTCACATGAAAAAGAGATCAGAGAGATGTTCTCCCCGGAGGGTTTTGTCCTCATCTCCTGCGCCGTCCTTTTGGTTGTCCAGCCAGGTGAGTCTTTTTATTAATGCTGAGAATCAACTGTAACCAGCAGAGTCCATTTCGGACCCCTTTGTCGAGTTCTTTGATGCAAGATAAGTAAAAGtttacctcctccctcctctttaggCCATGGCTCTGAGATTATTGGTGGTAAAGAAGTGAAGCCCCATTCGATGCCCTACATGGCTCTTGGTGAGAAACGCCACACACGTCTGTGGAGGAACACTGATCAATCCAAAATGGGTCCTTACAGCTGCCCACTGTGAAAAGTAGGAACTATATCACACATCCGTGATCACACATTGTCTCTACAAAAGGGCAGGTGCGTACATTCCAACGTTGCCTCTCTGCACTTACAGAATGACGACCGTAGCACTGGGGGGCATTCCATCAAAACAAAGCAGTCCTGGCAGGTGTTTAGGGTTACACACAGCATTCCACATCCGGCTTATAAAGTTGAAAAGAAAATTTTAATCAATGATCTGAGGATGCTGAAGGTAAGGTGACAGTCATTTTAGAGGAAGACGAGCCGTCAGCAGTTCGACACAAAgatctgtttgttgtctttatttcagcttgaaactgcagcaaagcaaacgctggcagcagctgtctgactgctggATGGGGGCAGACAAACGAGGCTGTCAAGAAAACATCCAATGTCCTGATGTCTGTCACCGTGACAGTGGTGGACAGAATGAAGTGCTCCAAATACTACAGCTCCAACCCTGTGATCACCAAGGCAATGATATGTGCAGGGTCAGAGAACAAGGACACCTGTCAGGTAGGGTTTGTGCAGCAGGTGAGCGACCTGCCATAACTGCCTCCACTGAGCTTGTGTGAAACACGTGCATGTCTGTTCACCTCAGGGCGACTCAGGAGGGCCGCTCTTGTGCAATGGGGCACTGGTGGGGGTCACCTCCTTCGGTCGTCGATGTGGCAGGTTCCCTGGAGTGTACGCCTACATTACTGAAGAGCATCTGCGCTGGATCAAGAACACCTGTACTGCCTGCCCGCAGGCACTTTTCATGAATAacttctaaataataaatatctcaatttatatatgttaaaaatgttaataagtTAAGAAATATATTCGAAGTGTTTACAATTGTAATTCATTGTTTTGTAATTAATTTAGCTAATAATATTTTCGAATAGAGCGACTTCCGGTTTTCTGTTTGGCGCTTCCGGTTCCGCTTCGCGGTAGTAAACAGAGGCCATGAGCAGATCTAGCACGGGATATCGGATCCCAATCCATTGTGAAACTTTGCCATCCACGTCGATCTGTTAACAAGGCAACGCCGTAAGTTTATGTTACATACTTACCTGTATGACTTATGTAATATTACGTGGTTATATGCGAAAATGTTTATAGATGAGTGCAATGTATTGTACGAACATCTGACTTGTTCTGAAA is a window of Takifugu flavidus isolate HTHZ2018 chromosome 5, ASM371156v2, whole genome shotgun sequence DNA encoding:
- the LOC130525951 gene encoding LOW QUALITY PROTEIN: granzyme K-like (The sequence of the model RefSeq protein was modified relative to this genomic sequence to represent the inferred CDS: deleted 1 base in 1 codon); this translates as MFSPEGFVLISCAVLLVVQPGHGSEIIGGKEVKPHSMPYMALGEKRTHVCGGTLINPKWVLTAAHWQANAGSSCLTAGWGQTNEAVKKTSNVLMSVTVTVVDRMKCSKYYSSNPVITKAMICAGSENKDTCQGDSGGPLLCNGALVGVTSFGRRCGRFPGVYAYITEEHLRWIKNT